A DNA window from Halorubrum sp. DM2 contains the following coding sequences:
- a CDS encoding Glu/Leu/Phe/Val dehydrogenase, translating to MTDDPFENMLAQMDRAEEYADVDHGIFERLKHPERTLKVTLPVELESGEVEVFEGYRCQFDSARGPFKGGVRFHPSVTQREVEALAGWMTWKTALVDLPYGGAKGGVICEPKELTDRDLERLTRRYTEGIRRMIGPEVDVPAPDMNTNPQTMAWMMDTYSMYEGYSVPQVVTGKPLEIGGTPGRVEATGRGVSLVTERLFEYLDRDLSDATIAIQGFGNVGSNAARLLDEAGANVVATSDVSGAAYDPDGLDVAALGAHVDAGGLVEEYVAGDLKGSADRSRWDDPDAITNAELLTLDVDVLIPAAVEGVITADNVDDLRASAIVEAANGPTTVAADEALTERDVQVVPDILANAGGVIVSYLEWVQNAQEFSWPLETVNAELERRIGDAFDKTIEQYDTKDLPDLRTAAYTLALERTAKAHEYRGLFP from the coding sequence ATGACCGACGATCCGTTCGAGAACATGCTCGCGCAGATGGACCGCGCGGAGGAGTACGCGGACGTGGACCACGGGATCTTCGAGCGGCTCAAACATCCGGAGCGCACGCTCAAAGTCACGCTGCCGGTCGAACTGGAGTCCGGCGAGGTCGAGGTGTTCGAGGGGTACCGCTGTCAGTTCGACAGCGCGCGCGGGCCGTTCAAGGGCGGCGTCCGGTTCCACCCGTCGGTGACCCAGCGCGAAGTCGAGGCGCTCGCCGGATGGATGACCTGGAAGACCGCGCTGGTCGATCTCCCGTACGGCGGCGCGAAGGGCGGCGTGATCTGCGAGCCGAAAGAGCTCACCGACCGCGACCTCGAACGACTCACTCGGCGGTACACCGAGGGGATCCGACGGATGATCGGCCCCGAAGTCGACGTGCCCGCGCCGGACATGAACACGAACCCGCAGACGATGGCGTGGATGATGGACACCTACTCGATGTACGAGGGGTACTCCGTCCCGCAGGTCGTCACCGGGAAGCCGTTGGAGATCGGCGGGACGCCCGGCCGCGTGGAGGCGACCGGCCGCGGCGTCTCGCTCGTGACCGAGCGGCTCTTCGAGTACCTCGACCGCGACCTCTCCGACGCGACGATAGCGATTCAGGGGTTCGGGAACGTCGGGTCGAACGCGGCCCGACTCCTCGACGAGGCGGGTGCCAACGTGGTCGCGACTTCGGACGTGTCAGGGGCCGCCTACGACCCCGACGGGCTCGACGTGGCGGCGCTCGGCGCGCACGTCGACGCCGGCGGCCTCGTCGAGGAGTACGTCGCGGGCGATCTCAAGGGCAGCGCCGATCGCTCCCGCTGGGACGACCCGGACGCGATCACCAACGCGGAGCTACTGACTCTCGACGTGGACGTGCTCATCCCGGCCGCCGTCGAGGGCGTGATCACCGCGGACAACGTTGACGACCTCCGGGCGTCGGCGATCGTCGAGGCCGCAAACGGCCCGACGACCGTCGCCGCCGACGAGGCGCTCACCGAGCGCGACGTTCAGGTCGTGCCGGACATCCTCGCGAACGCGGGCGGCGTCATCGTCTCGTACCTGGAGTGGGTCCAGAACGCACAGGAGTTCTCGTGGCCGCTGGAAACGGTCAACGCCGAGTTGGAGCGTCGTATCGGCGACGCGTTCGACAAGACCATCGAGCAGT
- a CDS encoding PH domain-containing protein encodes MKLAPQSVPYRALQKAAGTAVALFVIVNSGGFGLPLAVAGGAAILVAMLAYEVAYYRRFEYVLTEDTLDISSGVISRREREIPYRRIQNVDVSRSVIQRAIGVAAVDLETAGGSSTEGSIRFVTPEEATRLQREVQRRKSDASRTGEGGERSDADTGAVEGGRDDAFAPSEEELFAISPGELALVGALSFDGRLIGLLAFLSSGSFPVLSSFLPETSAAALTATAFVGVAVLFLASWFIGAGLAFSNYYGFRLSRAGDELRYERGLFRRYSGSIPTEKVQTLRIADNPAKRALGYASLSIETAGYAPGQGTESGNQSAVPIATTDRVYRLAHEIEPFGTPEFNRPPKRIRWRYVFRYAMVVGVLTAVAYGVNWYFAASLPWYGVAALLLIAPPAAHLKWKHRGYWLGEDHLLTRNGFWGRTVAVVPYYRIQNVIDSRTVFQRRWGVATIVADTAGTGSLTGSDAAAVDFEIGEAEALKETLTDRLATAVAERRAGGKDRFEWVDEGDDVDGEADAAEETGPAAGAESTTETGPATEPTSGGTMSGAPTDNGSESDDTAADHRAAADEPTDETPDVPDDGVVRPDFSPGDRDYSEPAERVDTGDYAVDQRASDADVPFGPDRGTENDDRESEDGNRESENADRKGGTDEIEETDADERPE; translated from the coding sequence GTGAAGTTAGCGCCGCAGTCGGTCCCGTACCGCGCGCTCCAGAAGGCGGCCGGGACAGCGGTTGCCCTGTTCGTCATCGTCAACAGCGGGGGGTTCGGCCTTCCGTTGGCGGTCGCCGGCGGTGCCGCCATCCTCGTCGCGATGCTCGCCTACGAGGTCGCGTACTACCGGCGGTTCGAGTACGTCCTCACCGAGGACACGCTCGACATTTCCTCCGGCGTCATCTCCCGGCGCGAGCGCGAGATCCCGTACCGCCGGATCCAGAACGTCGACGTGAGCCGGTCCGTGATCCAGCGCGCGATCGGCGTCGCCGCGGTCGACTTGGAGACCGCCGGCGGCTCCAGCACCGAGGGATCGATCCGGTTCGTCACGCCCGAGGAGGCGACTCGTCTCCAGCGCGAGGTCCAGCGCCGGAAGTCCGACGCGAGCCGGACGGGCGAGGGCGGCGAGCGGAGCGACGCCGACACCGGCGCGGTCGAGGGCGGGCGCGACGACGCGTTCGCGCCGAGCGAGGAGGAGCTGTTCGCCATCTCGCCCGGCGAACTCGCCTTGGTCGGGGCGCTGTCGTTCGACGGACGCCTGATCGGGCTGTTGGCGTTCCTCAGTTCCGGGTCGTTCCCGGTGCTTTCGAGCTTCCTGCCGGAGACATCCGCCGCCGCGCTCACCGCGACTGCGTTCGTCGGCGTGGCGGTCCTGTTCCTCGCGTCGTGGTTCATCGGCGCAGGCCTCGCCTTCTCGAACTACTACGGGTTCCGCCTCTCCCGCGCCGGCGACGAACTGCGCTACGAGCGCGGGTTGTTCCGGCGGTACAGCGGGTCGATCCCGACCGAGAAGGTCCAGACGCTGCGTATCGCGGACAACCCCGCGAAGCGGGCGCTGGGGTACGCGAGCCTCTCGATCGAGACCGCGGGGTACGCGCCCGGACAGGGGACGGAGTCGGGCAACCAATCCGCCGTGCCGATCGCGACGACCGACCGCGTCTACCGGCTCGCACACGAGATCGAGCCGTTCGGGACGCCCGAATTCAACCGGCCGCCGAAGCGGATCCGGTGGCGGTACGTCTTCCGCTACGCGATGGTCGTCGGGGTGCTGACGGCGGTCGCGTACGGCGTAAACTGGTACTTCGCGGCGTCGCTCCCGTGGTACGGGGTCGCCGCGCTCCTCCTCATCGCACCGCCCGCGGCGCACCTCAAGTGGAAGCACCGCGGCTACTGGCTCGGCGAGGACCACCTGCTCACCCGGAACGGGTTCTGGGGCCGGACCGTCGCAGTCGTCCCGTACTACCGGATCCAGAACGTGATCGACAGCCGCACCGTGTTCCAGCGCCGGTGGGGCGTGGCGACGATCGTCGCCGATACGGCGGGGACCGGGTCGCTGACGGGAAGCGACGCCGCCGCGGTCGACTTCGAGATCGGCGAGGCCGAGGCGCTGAAGGAGACGCTCACCGACCGCCTCGCGACCGCCGTCGCGGAGCGGCGCGCGGGCGGGAAAGACCGCTTCGAGTGGGTCGACGAGGGCGACGATGTCGACGGAGAAGCGGACGCGGCGGAAGAAACGGGGCCCGCCGCGGGGGCGGAGTCCACTACTGAGACGGGACCCGCAACGGAGCCGACATCGGGCGGGACCATGTCCGGCGCACCGACCGACAACGGTTCGGAATCCGACGACACCGCTGCGGACCACAGGGCCGCCGCCGACGAGCCCACCGACGAGACGCCGGATGTTCCGGACGACGGCGTCGTCCGCCCGGACTTCTCGCCGGGCGACCGCGACTACTCGGAGCCGGCGGAGCGGGTCGACACGGGCGACTACGCCGTCGACCAGCGCGCCTCCGACGCGGACGTCCCGTTCGGTCCCGATCGTGGTACAGAGAACGATGACAGAGAGTCCGAAGACGGTAACAGAGAGTCCGAAAACGCCGACCGAAAAGGTGGCACGGACGAGATAGAAGAGACCGACGCCGACGAGCGGCCAGAGTGA
- a CDS encoding acyl-CoA dehydrogenase family protein translates to MKFTLTEEQRQIRDTVAEFVDEEVVPRAAKIDETDEFPADLIDEMADLGLMGMPFPVEYEGAGLDYHSYAIGLEEISRGSGGLGTVVAAHTSLAGNMLYEFGDEAQKEEYLTALNTAEDIGAFALSEAEAGSDVPAMSTAAERDGDGYLVNGGKLWISNGSVADTVTLFAKTDPDAGRKGISSFVVRPEEDDGFVVEGTEDKLGDKGCPTAELRFDDMWIPEDRLLGEEGEGFVHALKTLNGGRITIAARSVGIARAALDEAASYAQQREQFDRPISDFQAIQHKLADMDTKARAAELLMHEAADLKMRDGDYIKEAAQAKLYASEIAREVANEGIQIHGGYGYTKDFPAERFYRDAKLSEIYEGTSEVLRNTIAQQLLDE, encoded by the coding sequence ATGAAGTTCACGCTCACCGAAGAGCAGCGTCAGATCCGCGACACCGTCGCGGAGTTCGTCGACGAGGAGGTCGTGCCGCGGGCGGCCAAAATCGACGAGACGGACGAGTTCCCGGCCGACCTGATAGACGAGATGGCCGACCTCGGGCTCATGGGAATGCCGTTCCCGGTCGAGTACGAGGGCGCGGGGCTCGACTACCACAGCTACGCGATCGGACTCGAAGAGATATCTCGCGGCTCCGGCGGACTCGGGACGGTCGTCGCGGCCCACACGTCGCTCGCGGGCAACATGCTCTACGAGTTCGGCGACGAGGCGCAAAAGGAGGAGTACCTCACCGCCCTGAACACCGCCGAGGACATCGGCGCGTTCGCGCTCTCGGAGGCCGAGGCCGGCTCGGACGTGCCAGCCATGTCGACGGCCGCGGAGCGCGACGGCGACGGCTACCTCGTCAACGGCGGGAAGCTCTGGATCTCCAACGGCTCCGTCGCGGACACCGTCACGCTGTTCGCGAAGACCGACCCCGACGCGGGCCGGAAGGGCATCTCGTCGTTCGTCGTGCGTCCCGAGGAGGACGACGGGTTCGTCGTCGAGGGCACGGAGGACAAGCTCGGCGACAAGGGGTGTCCGACCGCCGAGCTTCGGTTCGACGACATGTGGATCCCCGAGGATCGGCTACTCGGCGAGGAGGGCGAGGGGTTCGTCCACGCGCTGAAGACGCTCAACGGCGGCCGGATCACGATCGCGGCCCGGTCGGTCGGGATCGCGCGCGCCGCGCTCGACGAGGCGGCGTCCTACGCGCAACAGCGCGAGCAGTTCGACCGGCCGATCTCCGACTTTCAGGCGATCCAGCACAAGCTCGCGGACATGGACACGAAGGCCCGCGCCGCGGAGCTGCTGATGCACGAGGCGGCCGACCTGAAGATGCGCGACGGCGACTACATCAAGGAGGCCGCGCAGGCGAAGCTGTACGCTTCGGAGATCGCCCGCGAGGTCGCCAACGAGGGGATCCAGATCCACGGCGGCTACGGCTACACCAAGGACTTCCCCGCCGAGCGGTTCTACCGCGACGCGAAGCTATCGGAGATCTACGAGGGGACGAGCGAAGTGTTACGGAACACGATCGCCCAACAGCTGCTCGACGAGTAG
- a CDS encoding phytoene/squalene synthase family protein, with product MSGREHGPGEADLAWCHEAVQGVSRTFALTVDVLEEPMASQICVGYLLCRVADTVEDAGHIPPEAQSDVLRTYRRAIDPDDETDIAAFREAVDEWLPAELDDDWTVVAEAPTIAATFAELDPEAQEAIVPPVLEMVDGMAMFVDRHATEGGLRIDDRDELEQYCYYAAGTVGNLITNLLTRGDVAEERADRLRETAEEFGLLLQLVNVSKDVYDDYTEENNVYLPAEWLEAEGVEQERVVHPENRESSARVVDRTADYARSFLDDAQAYLETMPLSNGNTMEAWTVPYLLAVGTLREINSRPEDALTETGVKVSRQEVFAVMSAASDVGRDSLAELRQTIARTPFHRAVGSAD from the coding sequence ATGAGCGGACGAGAACACGGCCCCGGCGAGGCCGACCTCGCGTGGTGTCACGAGGCGGTCCAAGGGGTCTCGCGGACCTTCGCGCTGACCGTCGACGTGCTAGAGGAGCCGATGGCCTCGCAGATCTGTGTCGGTTACCTCCTCTGTCGGGTCGCCGACACCGTCGAGGACGCCGGTCACATCCCGCCGGAAGCCCAGAGCGACGTGCTGCGGACGTACCGACGAGCGATCGACCCGGACGACGAGACCGACATCGCGGCGTTCCGCGAGGCGGTCGACGAGTGGCTGCCCGCGGAATTGGACGACGACTGGACCGTCGTCGCGGAGGCACCGACGATCGCCGCCACGTTCGCGGAGCTCGATCCGGAGGCCCAGGAGGCCATCGTTCCGCCGGTGCTGGAGATGGTCGACGGGATGGCGATGTTCGTCGACCGCCACGCCACCGAGGGCGGGCTCCGCATCGACGACCGCGACGAGTTAGAGCAGTACTGCTACTACGCGGCCGGGACGGTCGGCAACCTCATCACGAACCTGCTCACGCGCGGCGACGTCGCCGAGGAGCGCGCCGACCGGCTGCGCGAGACCGCCGAGGAGTTCGGCCTCCTCTTACAGCTCGTGAACGTCTCGAAGGACGTCTACGACGACTACACGGAAGAGAACAACGTCTACCTCCCCGCCGAGTGGCTCGAAGCGGAGGGCGTCGAACAGGAGCGGGTCGTCCACCCGGAGAACCGCGAGTCGTCCGCGCGCGTCGTCGACCGGACCGCCGACTACGCCCGCTCGTTCCTCGACGACGCGCAGGCGTACTTAGAGACGATGCCGCTCTCGAACGGGAACACGATGGAGGCGTGGACCGTCCCGTACCTGCTCGCGGTCGGCACCCTCCGAGAGATCAACTCGCGCCCCGAAGACGCGCTCACCGAGACCGGCGTGAAGGTGTCCAGACAGGAAGTGTTCGCGGTGATGTCGGCCGCGAGCGACGTCGGCCGCGACTCGCTGGCGGAGCTGCGGCAGACGATCGCCCGGACCCCGTTCCATCGGGCGGTCGGGTCGGCTGACTGA
- a CDS encoding PH domain-containing protein: protein MTTQTLHPRVQIVWVLRAVLLSALVTAPFVGGVYVEYLPEWVPVAVGAAILTLTVAHALLRYRRWSYEIREDAIYLDRGVITQVRTTVPLVRIQHVDSRRGPIERTAGLASCVVYTAGSRGADVRIPGLTPEGASDLREELKRLAIRADGEDAV from the coding sequence ATGACGACACAGACGCTCCATCCCCGAGTCCAGATCGTGTGGGTCCTCCGTGCGGTGCTCCTGTCGGCGCTCGTCACCGCCCCGTTCGTCGGCGGCGTGTACGTCGAGTATCTCCCGGAGTGGGTTCCGGTGGCCGTCGGGGCCGCAATCCTGACGCTCACCGTCGCACACGCGCTGCTCCGGTACCGCCGCTGGAGCTACGAGATCCGCGAGGACGCGATCTACCTCGACCGCGGCGTGATCACGCAGGTGCGGACCACGGTGCCGCTGGTGCGGATCCAGCACGTCGATTCCCGGCGCGGCCCGATCGAGCGGACCGCCGGGCTCGCCTCCTGCGTGGTGTACACCGCCGGATCGCGGGGCGCTGACGTGCGGATCCCGGGACTCACGCCGGAGGGCGCGAGCGACCTCCGCGAGGAGCTGAAACGGCTGGCCATCCGCGCCGACGGGGAGGACGCGGTGTGA